The Phyllobacterium zundukense DNA segment TCGAAAAGGAAAGACAATGAAAGCAGTTTTTGGATCCATGGCGTTCAGAAGGATGTTCGCACATAGTTTCATGCTGATGCTCTGCGTCGGGATTTTGTTCCTCTCGCACACCGATCCTGCGGCGGCCCAAAGCCTGCAAAAACTGGAGAGCGCCGCGGACAGGCTCGTCCAGTTCTTCACCGGCAAGTTCGGTCGTTCGGTTGGCGCCATGGCCTTCATTGGAATGTTTCTTGCCGCAGCTTTCGGTTTCTGGTCCTGGGGCGCCTTGCTTCGGGTGGGCGGTGCCCTTGCCGGCATGTTCGCTGCTG contains these protein-coding regions:
- a CDS encoding TrbC/VirB2 family protein produces the protein MKAVFGSMAFRRMFAHSFMLMLCVGILFLSHTDPAAAQSLQKLESAADRLVQFFTGKFGRSVGAMAFIGMFLAAAFGFWSWGALLRVGGALAGMFAAAELVGFLAGN